In Phaseolus vulgaris cultivar G19833 chromosome 10, P. vulgaris v2.0, whole genome shotgun sequence, a single genomic region encodes these proteins:
- the LOC137819286 gene encoding laccase-6, which yields MSNLITLFMLWLSVLSAIYNVKLIAHGSIEGGSTRFYDFKVQTKRDTKLCNSKDIVTINGMFPGPVVYAQEDDRIIVKVTNRTPFNVTIHWHGVRQRLSCWYDGPSLITQCPIQSGQSFTYNFSVVQQKGTFFWHAHVSWLRGTVHGAMIVYPKAGVPYPFKFPYQEHIIILGEYWLQDLQQIEKNTLASGGPPPKADAYTINGHPGPNYNCSTNDVYQVDVILGKTYLLRLINAGLNTENFFAIANHSLTIVEADAEYTKPFTTDTVMIGPGQTLSVLVSANQPIGKYSMAVAPYESGKIVIYQNVSAIAGFNYIGAPSDSLSLPPKLPKPDAEVAVKTVMDGLRSLNQVNVFKEIDKNLFITIGLNVQKCHSKTPQQNCQAMHNGVLAASMNNISFVNPNISILEAYYKKIKGTYTEDFPDIPPKLYDFVNGAPNNIPYDTQSLNGTRIKVLKYGSRVQLILQDTGIVNTENHPMHFHGHSFYVVGYGTGNYNPLTAQFNLVDPPYMNTIGVPTGGWAAIRFVADNPGVWFLHCHIDIHKSWGLGMVFIVNNGKGELESLPHPPSDLPQC from the exons ATGTCCAACTTAATCACCTTGTTTATGCTGTGGTTGTCTGTGCTATCTGCTATCTACAATGTGAAGCTTATAGCACATGGAAGTATTGAGGGAGGATCAACCAGGTTCTATGATTTCAAG GTTCAAACCAAAAGAGATACCAAACTTTGCAACTCCAAAGATATTGTCACAATTAATGGTATGTTTCCAGGACCTGTTGTTTACGCCCAAGAGGATGATAGAATCATTGTAAAAGTGACCAACAGGACACCTTTCAATGTTACAATTCACTG GCATGGAGTTCGGCAAAGGCTATCATGCTGGTATGATGGGCCATCCTTGATTACACAATGTCCAATTCAATCAGGTCAGAGCTTCACTTATAATTTTTCAGTGGTGCAGCAGAAGGGCACCTTCTTCTGGCATGCTCACGTTTCGTGGTTAAGAGGAACAGTTCATGGTGCCATGATTGTTTATCCAAAGGCTGGGGTACCTTACCCGTTTAAGTTTCCCTATCAAGAGCACATAATTATACTAG GGGAGTATTGGCTGCAGGATCTCCAACAAATTGAGAAGAACACTCTAGCAAGTGGAGGACCTCCTCCAAAAGCAGATGCATATACCATTAACGGTCATCCCGGACCCAACTACAACTGCTCCACTAATG ATGTCTACCAAGTTGATGTGATTCTGGGGAAGACCTATTTGCTAAGATTGATTAATGCGGGTTTGAACACTGAGAATTTCTTTGCCATTGCAAATCACAGTTTAACAATCGTGGAAGCTGACGCCGAATACACAAAGCCATTCACGACAGATACAGTGATGATTGGACCAGGTCAAACACTGAGTGTCCTTGTCTCTGCAAATCAACCAATAGGAAAATACTCCATGGCTGTAGCACCTTATGAGTCTGGAAAGATTGTCATATATCAAAACGTTTCAGCTATAGCAGGCTTCAACTACATAGGAGCTCCATCTGATAGCCTATCTTTACCACCTAAATTGCCTAAACCTGATGCTGAAGTGGCTGTTAAGACAGTCATGGATGGATTAAGGAGCCTAAATCAAGTCAATGTTTTCAAAGAAATTGATAAAAATCTATTCATTACCATTGGATTGAATGTTCAAAAATGTCACTCAAAGACACCACAGCAAAATTGCCAAGCCATGCACAATGGGGTGCTGGCAGCTTCAATGAACAACATAAGTTTCGTTAATCCCAATATTTCAATCTTGGAAgcatattataagaaaataaaaggaaCATACACTGAAGATTTCCCAGACATACCCCCAAAGTTATATGACTTTGTTAATGGTGCCCCTAATAACATTCCGTATGACACGCAGTCATTGAATGGTACTAGAATAAAGGTCCTTAAATATGGTAGCAGGGTGCAACTCATTCTGCAGGACACAGGGATAGTCAACACTGAAAACCACCCAATGCACTTCCATGGCCACAGCTTTTATGTGGTAGGGTATGGCACGGGCAACTATAACCCACTAACTGCACAATTTAATTTAGTGGATCCTCCATACATGAACACAATTGGAGTTCCAACAGGAGGATGGGCAGCAATTCGCTTTGTTGCTGATAATCCAG GGGTGTGGTTTCTGCACTGCCACATTGATATACACAAGTCATGGGGACTGGGAATGGTATTTATAGTAAACAATGGAAAAGGAGAGCTGGAATCCTTACCACATCCTCCATCAGACTTGCCACAGTGTTAA
- the LOC137819301 gene encoding transcription factor MYB8-like has product MGRAPCCSKVGLHKGPWTPKEDALLTKYIQAHGEGQWKSLPKKAGLLRCGKSCRLRWMNYLRPDIKRGNITPEEDDLIIRMHSLLGNRWSLIAGRLPGRTDNEIKNYWNTHLCKKMKTPTAEDATDTANMMLESPEQEPASGNKKKKNGGKKKNKQKKNKEGTNSAEPPKTQVYLPKPIRVKALYLPRTDSNTYTFDSNSSASASTNQEKEESPLTKESNLASEIGNVGESDDFGFFIEDHDLVNASDIECHSYFPSDHGSLQQLYEEYYHLLNMDHTQFIEMNSFGESLLV; this is encoded by the exons atgGGAAGGGCTCCTTGTTGTTCCAAAGTAGGGTTGCACAAAGGTCCATGGACTCCTAAAGAAGATGCATTGCTTACAAAATATATCCAAGCTCATGGAGAAGGCCAATGGAAATCACTACCCAAGAAAGCTG GGCTTCTTAGATGTGGAAAAAGTTGTAGATTGAGATGGATGAACTATCTGAGACCAGATATAAAGAGAGGAAACATAACCCCAGAAGAAGATGATCTTATAATCAGAATGCATTCACTTTTGGGGAATAGATGGTCCCTCATAGCAGGAAGGTTACCAGGAAGAACAGACAATGAAATAAAGAACTATTGGAACACCCATCTATGCAAAAAGATGAAAACTCCAACAGCAGAAGATGCTACCGACACAGCCAATATGATGTTGGAGAGTCCTGAACAAGAACCTGCGAGTGgcaacaagaagaagaagaacggtgggaaaaagaagaacaagcAGAAGAAGAACAAAGAAGGCACAAACAGTGCTGAGCCACCAAAGACACAAGTTTATCTACCGAAACCGATTAGGGTGAAGGCTTTGTATTTACCAAGAACAGATAGTAACACATACACCTTTGATTCCAATTCATCAGCTAGTGCATCAACAAACCAAGAGAAGGAGGAAAGCCCTTTAACAAAGGAATCAAACTTGGCTAGTGAAATTGGAAATGTGGGAGAAAGTGATGATTTTGGGTTCTTCATTGAGGACCATGACTTGGTCAACGCCTCAGATATCGAATGCCACTCTTATTTTCCCTCAGATCATGGCTCGCTACAGCAACTGTATGAAGAATATTACCACCTCCTGAACATGGATCACACCCAATTCATCGAAATGAATTCATTTGGGGAATCTTTATTGGTGTGA
- the LOC137819287 gene encoding pyridoxine/pyridoxamine 5'-phosphate oxidase 2, with protein MGSVAWKQLLLNALESNAHLKHSSFMQLATIGTNGKPSNRTVVFRGFQDNTDNIQINTDARTRKIEELKLCSSAEICWYFTDSWEQFRINGNVDVIDGSNPDPLKLQQRENSWFASSLRSRSQYLCPNPGLPCLHEQALPDISLDPSTGPIDAFCLVILEPNEVDYLNLKSNQRLTFKSSASAAAKNSWTVERVNP; from the exons ATGGGGAGTGTGGCGTGGAAGCAGCTTCTTCTGAACGCTTTGGAATCAAACGCTCACCTCAAGCACTCTTCTTTCATGCAACTC GCAACCATAGGAACCAACGGAAAACCTTCGAACCGCACTGTCGTTTTCAG AGGATTCCAAGATAATACTGATAACATCCAAATTAACACTGATGCTCGCACTCgcaag ATTGAAGAGCTCAAGCTTTGCTCCTCTGCTGAG ATTTGTTGGTATTTCACGGATTCCTGGGAGCAATTTCGGATAAACGGGAATGTAGATGTCATTGATGGTTCGAATCCTGACCCGCTAAAACTTCAG caaagagaaaaTTCTTGGTTTGCCAGTTCATTGAGATCAAGGTCGCAATATTTGTGCCCCAACCCTGGACTTCCCTGTCTACATGAGCAAGCTCTGCCAGATATATCATTAGATCCTTCTACAGGTCCTATTGATGCTTTTTGCCTTGTGATTCTAGAACCGAATGAG GTTGATTACTTAAATCTGAAGAGTAACCAGAGGCTAACATTCAAATCAAGTGCGAGTGCTGCAGCGAAGAATAGCTGGACTGTGGAGAGGGTCAATCCATAA